In Helianthus annuus cultivar XRQ/B chromosome 9, HanXRQr2.0-SUNRISE, whole genome shotgun sequence, the following are encoded in one genomic region:
- the LOC110878146 gene encoding laccase-12 isoform X2, producing MAQPTGIVSHMFLTILLIFSSLACFTNAKTHHHGFVVQATKVTRLCKTRNSITVNGQFPGPTLEVNNGDSLVIKVVNKAKYNVTIHWHGVRQIRTAWADGPEFITQCPIRPGQSYTYKFTISGQEGTLWWHAHSSWLRATVYGAIVIHPKQGDSYPFPKPNRDSVIMLGEWWNANPIDVINEARRTGGAPNVSDAYTINGQPGDLYNCSSKDTIKVPMSSGETNLVRVINAALNQQLFFKIANHKFTVVGADASYVKPFTTSVLMLGPGQTTDVLIKGDQTPGRYYMAARAYASAQGAPFDNTTTTAILEYTTAKSNSSKPAMPTLPPFNDTNTATAFTTSFRSPGKTLVPKTVDENLFITAGLGINKCPPKAKASTCQAPNNTRFTASMNNVSFVLPSNFSLLQAHHNGIPGVFTTDFPAKPPVTFDYTGNVSRSLWQPTRGTKVYKLKYGDKVQVVLQGTSIFTAENHPIHLHGYDFYVVAEGFGNFNPKTDTSKFNLVDPPLRNTVSLPINGWAVIRFVADNPGTWIMHCHLDVHTGWGLAMVFVVDNGVGLMESLQQPPKDLPRC from the exons ATGGCTCAACCAACCGGCATTGTTAGCCACATGTTCTTGACCATCTTGTTGATCTTTTCAAGTTTAGCATGTTTCACAAATGCCAAAACTCACCACCATGGGTTTGTT GTTCAAGCGACGAAAGTGACCCGGTTGTGCAAAACCCGTAATTCTATTACGGTTAACGGCCAGTTTCCGGGTCCAACCTTGGAAGTTAATAATGGCGATAGTTTGGTGATAAAGGTCGTCAACAAAGCGAAATACAATGTCACCATTCACTG GCATGGTGTTAGACAGATTAGGACAGCATGGGCCGACGGACCCGAGTTCATCACTCAATGCCCAATCAGACCCGGACAGAGTTATACCTATAAATTTACAATCTCGGGTCAAGAAGGAACATTATGGTGGCATGCACATAGTTCATGGCTTAGAGCAACTGTTTATGGTGCTATTGTCATTCACCCAAAACAAGGCGATTCTTACCCGTTCCCTAAACCAAACCGCGATTCGGTCATCATGCTTG GTGAATGGTGGAACGCGAACCCTATTGATGTTATTAACGAAGCGAGAAGAACCGGTGGAGCTCCAAATGTTTCCGATGCATATACCATCAACGGTCAACCTGGTGATCTTTACAACTGCTCTAGCAAAG ATACTATAAAAGTTCCAATGAGTTCAGGAGAAACAAACCTCGTGCGGGTGATTAATGCAGCATTAAACCAGCAACTATTTTTCAAAATCGCTAACCATAAATTTACAGTTGTGGGAGCTGATGCTTCCTACGTGAAACCGTTCACGACCTCGGTCTTAATGCTTGGACCGGGTCAAACCACGGATGTACTCATAAAAGGTGACCAAACACCGGGTCGATACTACATGGCAGCACGCGCTTACGCAAGTGCACAAGGTGCACCCTTtgacaacaccaccaccaccgccatttTGGAATACACGACCGCTAAGAGTAACTCTTCTAAGCCAGCTATGCCCACCCTCCCGCCTTTTAACGACACAAACACCGCCACCGCCTTCACCACCAGCTTCAGAAGCCCGGGGAAAACCTTAGTTCCGAAAACAGTTGACGAGAATCTTTTCATCACCGCTGGCCTTGGAATCAACAAATGCCCACCGAAAGCCAAGGCGAGTACCTGTCAAGCACCAAACAACACGCGCTTCACCGCCAGTATGAACAACGTGTCTTTTGTGCTGCCGTCCAACTTCTCATTGTTGCAAGCACACCACAATGGGATTCCCGGAGTTTTCACCACCGATTTTCCAGCAAAGCCTCCGGTGACGTTTGACTACACCGGTAATGTAAGCCGGTCTCTCTGGCAACCAACGCGTGGGACCAAGGTTTATAAACTGAAATACGGAGATAAGGTACAGGTGGTGCTACAGGGAACGAGTATTTTCACAGCTGAAAACCACCCGATTCATCTTCATGGATACGATTTCTACGTAGTTGCAGAAGG GTTCGGGAACTTTAATCCCAAAACCGACACTTCGAAATTCAACCTTGTGGACCCACCTCTAAGAAACACCGTTAGTTTACCCATCAACGGGTGGGCAGTCATTAGATTCGTTGCGGATAATCCAG GTACATGGATCATGCACTGCCACTTAGACGTGCACACCGGGTGGGGTCTGGCTATGGTGTTTGTAGTCGATAACGGGGTCGGGCTTATGGAGTCGCTACAACAACCACCGAAAGATTTGCCGCGATGTTAA
- the LOC110878146 gene encoding laccase-12 isoform X3: MAQPTGIVSHMFLTILLIFSSLACFTNAKTHHHGFVVQATKVTRLCKTRNSITVNGQFPGPTLEVNNGDSLVIKVVNKAKYNVTIHWHGVRQIRTAWADGPEFITQCPIRPGQSYTYKFTISGQEGTLWWHAHSSWLRATVYGAIVIHPKQGDSYPFPKPNRDSVIMLGEWWNANPIDVINEARRTGGAPNVSDAYTINGQPGDLYNCSSKDTIKVPMSSGETNLVRVINAALNQQLFFKIANHKFTVVGADASYVKPFTTSVLMLGPGQTTDVLIKGDQTPGRYYMAARAYASAQGAPFDNTTTTAILEYTTAKSNSSKPAMPTLPPFNDTNTATAFTTSFRSPGKTLVPKTVDENLFITAGLGINKCPPKAKASTCQAPNNTRFTASMNNVSFVLPSNFSLLQAHHNGIPGVFTTDFPAKPPVTFDYTGNVSRSLWQPTRGTKVYKLKYGDKVQVVLQGTSIFTAENHPIHLHGYDFYVVAEGFGNFNPKTDTSKFNLVDPPLRNTVSLPINGWAVIRFVADNPGKERKINV, encoded by the exons ATGGCTCAACCAACCGGCATTGTTAGCCACATGTTCTTGACCATCTTGTTGATCTTTTCAAGTTTAGCATGTTTCACAAATGCCAAAACTCACCACCATGGGTTTGTT GTTCAAGCGACGAAAGTGACCCGGTTGTGCAAAACCCGTAATTCTATTACGGTTAACGGCCAGTTTCCGGGTCCAACCTTGGAAGTTAATAATGGCGATAGTTTGGTGATAAAGGTCGTCAACAAAGCGAAATACAATGTCACCATTCACTG GCATGGTGTTAGACAGATTAGGACAGCATGGGCCGACGGACCCGAGTTCATCACTCAATGCCCAATCAGACCCGGACAGAGTTATACCTATAAATTTACAATCTCGGGTCAAGAAGGAACATTATGGTGGCATGCACATAGTTCATGGCTTAGAGCAACTGTTTATGGTGCTATTGTCATTCACCCAAAACAAGGCGATTCTTACCCGTTCCCTAAACCAAACCGCGATTCGGTCATCATGCTTG GTGAATGGTGGAACGCGAACCCTATTGATGTTATTAACGAAGCGAGAAGAACCGGTGGAGCTCCAAATGTTTCCGATGCATATACCATCAACGGTCAACCTGGTGATCTTTACAACTGCTCTAGCAAAG ATACTATAAAAGTTCCAATGAGTTCAGGAGAAACAAACCTCGTGCGGGTGATTAATGCAGCATTAAACCAGCAACTATTTTTCAAAATCGCTAACCATAAATTTACAGTTGTGGGAGCTGATGCTTCCTACGTGAAACCGTTCACGACCTCGGTCTTAATGCTTGGACCGGGTCAAACCACGGATGTACTCATAAAAGGTGACCAAACACCGGGTCGATACTACATGGCAGCACGCGCTTACGCAAGTGCACAAGGTGCACCCTTtgacaacaccaccaccaccgccatttTGGAATACACGACCGCTAAGAGTAACTCTTCTAAGCCAGCTATGCCCACCCTCCCGCCTTTTAACGACACAAACACCGCCACCGCCTTCACCACCAGCTTCAGAAGCCCGGGGAAAACCTTAGTTCCGAAAACAGTTGACGAGAATCTTTTCATCACCGCTGGCCTTGGAATCAACAAATGCCCACCGAAAGCCAAGGCGAGTACCTGTCAAGCACCAAACAACACGCGCTTCACCGCCAGTATGAACAACGTGTCTTTTGTGCTGCCGTCCAACTTCTCATTGTTGCAAGCACACCACAATGGGATTCCCGGAGTTTTCACCACCGATTTTCCAGCAAAGCCTCCGGTGACGTTTGACTACACCGGTAATGTAAGCCGGTCTCTCTGGCAACCAACGCGTGGGACCAAGGTTTATAAACTGAAATACGGAGATAAGGTACAGGTGGTGCTACAGGGAACGAGTATTTTCACAGCTGAAAACCACCCGATTCATCTTCATGGATACGATTTCTACGTAGTTGCAGAAGG GTTCGGGAACTTTAATCCCAAAACCGACACTTCGAAATTCAACCTTGTGGACCCACCTCTAAGAAACACCGTTAGTTTACCCATCAACGGGTGGGCAGTCATTAGATTCGTTGCGGATAATCCAGGTAAAGAGCGGAAAATTAACGTTTGA
- the LOC110878146 gene encoding laccase-12 isoform X1, whose product MAQPTGIVSHMFLTILLIFSSLACFTNAKTHHHGFVVQATKVTRLCKTRNSITVNGQFPGPTLEVNNGDSLVIKVVNKAKYNVTIHWHGVRQIRTAWADGPEFITQCPIRPGQSYTYKFTISGQEGTLWWHAHSSWLRATVYGAIVIHPKQGDSYPFPKPNRDSVIMLGEWWNANPIDVINEARRTGGAPNVSDAYTINGQPGDLYNCSSKDTIKVPMSSGETNLVRVINAALNQQLFFKIANHKFTVVGADASYVKPFTTSVLMLGPGQTTDVLIKGDQTPGRYYMAARAYASAQGAPFDNTTTTAILEYTTAKSNSSKPAMPTLPPFNDTNTATAFTTSFRSPGKTLVPKTVDENLFITAGLGINKCPPKAKASTCQAPNNTRFTASMNNVSFVLPSNFSLLQAHHNGIPGVFTTDFPAKPPVTFDYTGNVSRSLWQPTRGTKVYKLKYGDKVQVVLQGTSIFTAENHPIHLHGYDFYVVAEGFGNFNPKTDTSKFNLVDPPLRNTVSLPVNGWAVIRFVADNPGTWIMHCHLDVHIGWGLAMVFVVDNGVGLMESLQQPPKDLPRC is encoded by the exons ATGGCTCAACCAACCGGCATTGTTAGCCACATGTTCTTGACCATCTTGTTGATCTTTTCAAGTTTAGCATGTTTCACAAATGCCAAAACTCACCACCATGGGTTTGTT GTTCAAGCGACGAAAGTGACCCGGTTGTGCAAAACCCGTAATTCTATTACGGTTAACGGCCAGTTTCCGGGTCCAACCTTGGAAGTTAATAATGGCGATAGTTTGGTGATAAAGGTCGTCAACAAAGCGAAATACAATGTCACCATTCACTG GCATGGTGTTAGACAGATTAGGACAGCATGGGCCGACGGACCCGAGTTCATCACTCAATGCCCAATCAGACCCGGACAGAGTTATACCTATAAATTTACAATCTCGGGTCAAGAAGGAACATTATGGTGGCATGCACATAGTTCATGGCTTAGAGCAACTGTTTATGGTGCTATTGTCATTCACCCAAAACAAGGCGATTCTTACCCGTTCCCTAAACCAAACCGCGATTCGGTCATCATGCTTG GTGAATGGTGGAACGCGAACCCTATTGATGTTATTAACGAAGCGAGAAGAACCGGTGGAGCTCCAAATGTTTCCGATGCATATACCATCAACGGTCAACCTGGTGATCTTTACAACTGCTCTAGCAAAG ATACTATAAAAGTTCCAATGAGTTCAGGAGAAACAAACCTCGTGCGGGTGATTAATGCAGCATTAAACCAGCAACTATTTTTCAAAATCGCTAACCATAAATTTACAGTTGTGGGAGCTGATGCTTCCTACGTGAAACCGTTCACGACCTCGGTCTTAATGCTTGGACCGGGTCAAACCACGGATGTACTCATAAAAGGTGACCAAACACCGGGTCGATACTACATGGCAGCACGCGCTTACGCAAGTGCACAAGGTGCACCCTTtgacaacaccaccaccaccgccatttTGGAATACACGACCGCTAAGAGTAACTCTTCTAAGCCAGCTATGCCCACCCTCCCGCCTTTTAACGACACAAACACCGCCACCGCCTTCACCACCAGCTTCAGAAGCCCGGGGAAAACCTTAGTTCCGAAAACAGTTGACGAGAATCTTTTCATCACCGCTGGCCTTGGAATCAACAAATGCCCACCGAAAGCCAAGGCGAGTACCTGTCAAGCACCAAACAACACGCGCTTCACCGCCAGTATGAACAACGTGTCTTTTGTGCTGCCGTCCAACTTCTCATTGTTGCAAGCACACCACAATGGGATTCCCGGAGTTTTCACCACCGATTTTCCAGCAAAGCCTCCGGTGACGTTTGACTACACCGGTAATGTAAGCCGGTCTCTCTGGCAACCAACGCGTGGGACCAAGGTTTATAAACTGAAATACGGAGATAAGGTACAGGTGGTGCTACAGGGAACGAGTATTTTCACAGCTGAAAACCACCCGATTCATCTTCATGGATACGATTTCTACGTAGTTGCAGAAGGGTTCGGGAACTTTAATCCCAAAACCGACACTTCGAAATTCAACCTTGTGGACCCACCTCTAAGAAACACCGTTAGTTTACCCGTCAACGGGTGGGCAGTCATTAGATTCGTTGCGGATAATCCAG GTACATGGATTATGCACTGCCACTTAGACGTGCACATCGGATGGGGTCTGGCTATGGTGTTTGTAGTCGATAACGGGGTCGGGCTTATGGAGTCACTACAACAACCACCGAAAGATTTGCCGCGATGTTAA